A portion of the Thermosediminibacter oceani DSM 16646 genome contains these proteins:
- a CDS encoding molybdopterin biosynthesis protein: MKEREVYLENVSLAEAVDRFFVDLEESGALRLTGAEVVSVRQALGRITAEPVFARISSPHYSAAAMDGIAVSAKDTFGAGEKNPVRLKEGVNFHYVDTGDPLPPGCDAVIMIEEVHPLGDGEVEIVAPCSPWDNVRGIGEDIAAAELVVPENHRLRPQDLSAILAAGHTAVRVRKKPRVAVIPTGTELVNPGEPLKPGDIIESNSAMISGLVEEWGGEALVLEKAEDDFELIKRRIEEGLSAADVVVINAGSSAGSEDYTAKCIRAMGELLVHGVAIKPGKPVVLGRIAGKPVIGIPGYPVSAYLAMELFVKPIVYRMQGLPVPGRHKIRARLSRRVVSSIGTLEFLRVKVGRMGSEFIASPLSRGAGVIMSVVRADGIVRIPESREGIESGESVEVELLRDREEIENTVLMIGSHDVTIDLLANELKRLYPEITLSSAHVGSMGGIMALMRGETHMAGLHLLDPETGEYNLPYIRKYLAGRKVVLVNLAYRQQGLMVAKGNPKGIRGIEDLVREDVTFVNRQKGAGTRILLDLKLKELDIDPGRIRGYGKEEYTHLAVAAAVAGGMADAGLGILAAARAMDLDFVPVAPERFDIAIPHEFYPMDSIQKVLKILRSEEFKRKIESLGGYDTSRTGELIGGD, from the coding sequence GTGAAGGAAAGAGAAGTGTATTTGGAAAACGTGTCATTGGCAGAGGCTGTAGATAGATTTTTCGTTGACCTTGAGGAGTCCGGAGCCCTTCGGCTTACCGGAGCGGAAGTAGTAAGCGTAAGGCAGGCCCTGGGCAGGATTACCGCCGAACCGGTTTTCGCCAGGATATCCTCCCCCCATTACAGCGCCGCGGCCATGGATGGTATAGCCGTTTCGGCGAAAGATACCTTCGGGGCCGGTGAAAAGAACCCGGTGAGATTGAAGGAAGGCGTGAATTTCCACTACGTAGATACCGGAGACCCATTACCGCCCGGGTGTGACGCGGTAATAATGATTGAGGAAGTCCATCCCCTGGGCGATGGTGAGGTGGAGATAGTGGCGCCCTGTTCCCCCTGGGACAACGTAAGGGGCATAGGCGAGGACATAGCGGCTGCGGAACTGGTAGTCCCGGAAAACCACCGCCTGAGGCCCCAGGATTTAAGCGCAATCCTGGCCGCCGGCCATACCGCCGTCAGGGTGAGAAAAAAACCCAGGGTTGCCGTTATACCCACCGGCACCGAGCTGGTCAACCCCGGCGAGCCCTTGAAGCCGGGCGATATAATTGAGTCCAATTCCGCCATGATCTCGGGCCTCGTGGAGGAATGGGGCGGAGAGGCCCTGGTCCTGGAAAAGGCAGAAGACGATTTTGAATTGATAAAACGGAGGATAGAGGAGGGCCTTTCCGCTGCCGACGTGGTCGTGATTAATGCGGGCTCTTCGGCGGGTTCGGAAGACTACACGGCAAAGTGCATCAGGGCTATGGGCGAGCTCCTGGTGCACGGCGTCGCCATAAAACCCGGGAAGCCGGTGGTCCTCGGCCGGATCGCCGGTAAACCGGTAATAGGCATTCCCGGCTATCCGGTTTCGGCTTATCTTGCCATGGAGCTCTTTGTAAAACCCATCGTTTACCGGATGCAGGGCCTGCCGGTGCCCGGCAGGCATAAGATAAGGGCCAGGCTCTCCCGGCGGGTAGTTTCTTCCATAGGAACCCTGGAATTTCTCAGGGTCAAGGTGGGGAGGATGGGCAGCGAATTCATAGCTTCGCCCCTCTCCCGTGGGGCCGGAGTAATAATGTCGGTGGTGAGGGCCGACGGCATTGTGAGGATACCCGAATCCAGGGAGGGCATAGAGTCGGGTGAGTCCGTTGAGGTCGAACTTTTAAGGGATAGGGAAGAGATCGAGAACACCGTGCTCATGATCGGTAGCCACGACGTCACGATAGACCTGCTGGCCAACGAACTGAAACGGCTTTACCCGGAGATCACCCTTTCCTCAGCCCACGTGGGGAGCATGGGCGGAATAATGGCTCTTATGCGGGGAGAGACCCACATGGCTGGCCTTCACCTGCTGGACCCCGAAACCGGTGAGTACAACCTGCCCTATATCCGGAAATACCTGGCGGGCCGCAAGGTGGTGCTGGTAAACCTGGCCTACCGGCAGCAGGGCCTCATGGTGGCCAAGGGTAACCCAAAAGGCATAAGGGGCATAGAAGACCTGGTCCGGGAAGACGTGACCTTCGTGAACCGCCAGAAGGGGGCCGGCACCAGGATACTGCTGGACCTGAAGCTCAAAGAGCTGGACATCGATCCGGGACGCATCAGGGGTTACGGCAAGGAGGAATACACACATCTCGCAGTGGCGGCCGCAGTGGCGGGTGGTATGGCTGACGCGGGACTTGGGATTTTGGCTGCCGCCAGGGCCATGGACCTCGACTTTGTACCGGTGGCTCCGGAAAGGTTTGACATTGCCATACCCCACGAATTCTACCCCATGGATTCCATACAGAAGGTATTGAAGATTTTAAGGTCCGAAGAGTTCAAAAGGAAAATCGAATCCTTGGGCGGATACGACACGTCCAGGACCGGCGAATTGATTGGGGGCGATTGA
- the glp gene encoding gephyrin-like molybdotransferase Glp has product MRLFDARTVRDALEALKENLGNIPVKSEEVLLLEALNRVLAEDVYSPEDIPAFDRSTVDGYAVMARDTFGAGESMPALLKLVGEIRMGERPDITLKPGQAVKISTGGMLPEGSDAVVMLEYTQQFDDGTLVVERPVAPGENVIFRGEDVKEGSLVLPKGHTLRPQDLAVLAGIGRQKVRVAALPVVAVISTGDEVRPPGEKIKPGEIRDMNTYSLSAQVRKWGGIPRTYGVVGDDFDGLCRVMVEALASSDLVVLSGGSSVGSRDLTVKVIESLGEPGVVVHGLAVKPGKPTILGAVMGKPVVGLPGHPVSAMVIFELVVRPLISAMLGRPANYGKINVRARVARNVASAAGREDFIRVKLEERDGELWAKPILGKSGLISTMVESDGLARIPPEKLGVGEGEYIEVELY; this is encoded by the coding sequence ATGCGACTTTTCGATGCCAGGACCGTAAGGGACGCTTTGGAAGCGCTCAAAGAAAACTTAGGGAATATACCGGTGAAGAGCGAGGAGGTCCTGCTCCTTGAGGCATTGAACCGGGTGCTTGCGGAAGATGTGTATTCTCCTGAAGACATACCGGCCTTTGACCGTTCTACGGTGGACGGCTACGCCGTCATGGCCCGGGATACTTTTGGTGCAGGAGAATCCATGCCGGCGTTGCTGAAACTGGTAGGAGAGATAAGGATGGGAGAACGGCCGGACATCACCCTGAAACCCGGCCAGGCCGTGAAGATTTCCACCGGAGGGATGCTGCCGGAGGGTTCCGATGCGGTCGTTATGCTTGAATATACACAACAATTTGATGACGGCACCCTAGTCGTGGAAAGACCGGTGGCGCCGGGAGAAAACGTGATATTCAGGGGCGAGGACGTAAAAGAAGGTAGCCTCGTGCTGCCTAAGGGCCATACCCTCAGGCCCCAGGACCTGGCAGTCCTGGCCGGTATAGGGCGGCAAAAGGTGAGGGTGGCCGCTTTGCCGGTGGTCGCCGTGATATCAACGGGGGATGAGGTCAGGCCTCCGGGTGAGAAGATCAAGCCCGGTGAGATCCGCGATATGAACACCTACTCCCTTTCGGCCCAGGTCCGGAAATGGGGAGGGATACCGCGCACCTACGGTGTTGTCGGAGACGATTTTGATGGGCTCTGCAGGGTGATGGTGGAAGCCCTGGCAAGCAGCGACTTAGTGGTGCTTTCGGGCGGGAGCTCTGTAGGGAGCCGGGACCTGACCGTGAAAGTTATAGAGAGCTTAGGAGAGCCCGGCGTCGTGGTGCACGGCCTTGCGGTAAAACCCGGCAAACCCACCATACTCGGCGCGGTAATGGGCAAGCCGGTGGTAGGGCTTCCGGGTCACCCGGTGTCGGCAATGGTCATCTTCGAGCTGGTGGTAAGGCCGCTTATCTCTGCCATGCTGGGAAGGCCCGCAAATTACGGGAAAATCAATGTCAGAGCCAGGGTCGCCCGGAACGTAGCCTCGGCCGCCGGCAGGGAGGACTTTATCCGCGTGAAGCTGGAGGAAAGGGACGGGGAACTCTGGGCAAAACCCATTCTGGGGAAATCGGGCCTGATTTCCACCATGGTTGAATCCGACGGCCTCGCCAGGATACCACCCGAAAAGCTGGGCGTCGGGGAAGGGGAATACATCGAGGTGGAGCTGTACTGA